A single region of the Capra hircus breed San Clemente chromosome 14, ASM170441v1, whole genome shotgun sequence genome encodes:
- the LOC102187785 gene encoding cholesterol 7-alpha-monooxygenase, which yields MMSLSLIWGIVIAVCCCLYLLLGMRRRQMGEPPLENGLIPYLGCALQFGANPLEFLRANQRKHGHVFTCRLMGNYVHFITNPLSYHKVLCHGKYFDWKKFHFTASAKAFGHRSIDPSDGNTTDNISKTIIKTLQGDALSSLTEAMMGNLQLVLRPQGSPQTPTPAWVTEGMYSFCYRVMFEAGYLTLFGRDLAGQDAQKALIQNSLDNFKQFDKIFPALVAGFPIHVFKTGHYAREKLTEGLRLQKLRERDHISELVRFLNDTFATLDDTERAKSLLAVLWASQANTIPATFWSLFQMIRNPEAMKAATEEVNKTLENAGQKVSFDGSPVHLNQIQLDNMPVLDSIIKESLRLSSASLNIRTAKEDFTLHLQDGSYNIRKDDIIALYPQLMHLDPEIYPDPLTFKYDRYLDENGKTKTTFYSNGLKLKYYYMPFGSGVTICPGRLFAVQEIKQFLILMLSYFELELVESCVKCPPLDQSRAGLGILPPLHDIEFRYKFKHS from the exons ATGATGAGCCTCTCTTTGATCTGGGGGATTGTTATAGCAGTGTGCTGTTGTTTATACCTACTTCTTGGAATGAGAAGAAG GCAGATGGGCGAACCACCTCTGGAGAATGGGCTGATTCCATATCTGGGTTGTGCTCTGCAGTTTGGTGCCAATCCTCTCGAGTTCCTCAGAGCGAATCAAAGGAAACACGGTCATGTTTTCACCTGCAGACTGATGGGAAACTATGTCCACTTCATCACAAATCCCTTGTCATATCATAAAGTACTGTGccatggaaaatactttgattgGAAAAAATTTCACTTTACTGCTTCTGCAAAG GCATTTGGACACAGAAGCATTGACCCAAGTGATGGAAACACCACTGATAACATAAGCAAAACTATCATCAAGACCCTGCAGGGTGACGCCTTGAGCTCCCTCACAGAAGCCATGATGGGAAACCTCCAGCTTGTCCTGAGACCCCAGGGGTCACCACAGACCCCCACGCCTGCCTGGGTGACCGAGGGGATGTACTCCTTCTGCTACCGGGTCATGTTCGAAGCTGGCTACTTGACGCTCTTTGGCCGCGATCTCGCAGGGCAAGATGCCCAAAAGGCACTCATTCAAAACAGCCTGGACAACTTCAAGCAATTTGACAAAATCTTTCCCGCCCTGGTGGCTGGCTTCCCCATCCATGTGTTCAAGACAGGACACTACGCCCGGGAGAAGCTGACGGAGGGCTTGAGGCTCCAGAAGCTCAGAGAAAGAGACCACATCTCAGAGCTGGTCAGGTTTCTGAATGACACATTCGCCACCTTGGATGACACAGAGAGAGCCAAGTCACTCCTCGCAGTCCTCTGGGCATCACAAGCAAACACCATTCCAGCCACTTTCTGGAGCTTGTTTCAAATGATTAG AAACCCAGAGGCAATGAAAGCGGCCACTGAAGAAGTAAATAAAACACTAGAGAACGCTGGTCAGAAAGTTAGCTTTGACGGCAGTCCTGTTCACCTGAATCAGATACAGCTGGACAACATGCCCGTGCTAG ACAGTATCATCAAGGAGTCTCTGAGACTTTCCAGTGCTTCCCTCAACATCCGTACGGCTAAAGAGGACTTCACTTTGCACCTCCAGGATGGTTCCTATAATATCCGCAAAGATGACATCATAGCTCTTTATCCACAGTTAATGCATTTAGATCCAGAAATCTACCCAGACCCTTTG ACTTTTAAATATGATCGCTATCTTGATGAAAATGGGAAGACAAAGACCACCTTCTACAGTAATGGACTCAAGTTAAAGTATTACTACATGCCCTTTGGGTCAGGAGTCACTATATGTCCTGGAAGATTATTTGCTGTCCAGGAAATCAAGCAGTTTTTGATCCTGATGCTTTCCTATTTCGAACTAGAGCTTGTGGAGAGCTGTGTCAAATGTCCACCTTTAGACCAATCCCGGGCAGGCTTGGGCATTTTACCACCATTACATGATATTGAGTTTAGATATAAATTCAAACATTCATGA